The segment ATCTTACAGTGCTTATCTTCAAGTTTCAAGAGAAGAACCAGCAAGAACCTACACAACACAGGCTGAAATCCTTCAGACTGCATTGTCTACATGTGCCAAAGAcctaaataaagaaatgcagctgcagccaaagcCTAGAAGTATTTCTAGGAACTCAGCCCTCTCCCAGGTTACAGGAACTGCAGCACCAGTACACCACTGGATTTTAGGTCCATTTAAATTCATATTGTTTTGCCAGAAGACACGAGAAGTAATTAAACCCATTCCAATTACACTAATTAGAAGCAGCTAAAAACTTCAGCTGAAAGCCACTGACCGCTACATGGTTTGAGAATTCCCAACTGTGCACTGAGCTGTTTGCTGTGACTCAGCCTCCCCACGTTCTCCTCATGAAGAAGAACGTGGTTTTATAGTTGTTGAAGTGCCACATGGATGCTTTTAGAAACTGATTTTCTACTTCGTGTCAGtcttgtgcagagctgcagccatcagAACGTGTTTCATTGCATTGATTCAGATCTACCCCTGGAAAAGACCCCCTGTTGCTAAACATACCCCATGTATTTTATATGCCATGGGGCACCATACTCACAAGCACACTGAGAGTACAGCACGCACTCCCAGTTCTGCAGTGCCATGTTAAGTATTGCCTAATGCAAAGCAAACCTATGAGAAGTGGTCTCCATTCTCCTGCTAAGACACAAATGAAGCCCAACTTCATTCCAACTTGCCCATTTCCACCCAGAAGAGTCAAGAGTCCATTCCCCTTATCGAGCCAACTTTTGCTATGTTTGTGGGAGATGTGAGTGTCGCACACATGGTTTAAATCATAATGTACAGCACAGATTACATGCACGGTGATCTTAATATATTATGTGTACAAACCATAGAtagatgttttaaaagcatattcTGACAGCAGTTTGTTGAACGGGCAATTGAGCAACAAAAATTACAGGTCTAAAGCACTTAGGCTGGATCCTCAGCCAGCGATGGTCCACTCAATTTAGGGTGGCTTGTATTTCTGATATGAAAAATCCCAGTACAGATCCCTCACccactgtcagcagcagctctcataCAATTACAGAACAGCCAGCAGCTGTAGTTCTACTTCCAGTCCTCGGAACCCACTTGGTTTCTGTCTAAACGATGCACGTGTAATTTAGTGCAAAATaagagtaaagaaaacaagcttaCTTGACAGGAGCCCTGGCGTAGACCTGCAGCCAGTCTGGAATCTCCGCAGTGTGGTAAGGGTTCGCAGGGACCAGGAGGGGCTGGCTTCTCTCTGCCTGCTGGGGCTGGTAGGTCACTGGGGGAGGCTGGTCGTAGCGGGGAACGCTGTatggaggaaggcagagaaatTCAGCAGGCACCAAGCAGGATGTCCTGCTCTCATTAATAAAGATATGAACTTCCTGCAATACAGCAAGAAGGATCGAATAGAAATTAACCGGTAGATTTGGTGCATGCTAACTTGATTTTACCTCTGTGTTTTAAGCAGctaaaatatctgtttttattccagAGATGACTTAGTTTGGGTTTCAGAGATGGTTTCCCAGAACATCAATCAAGTTTTTACCTTCAGGCTAAAACCCAATTCTGCTCTCAGCAACCCGACTGTTTCACCAGCAGTCACAGACaacagctgctttattttagtGAGAATAATATCCTGTTTCTAAACTGAACGAACAGATGAGACAGAAACCAACAATTACAACTTCTACAAGTCTCAGCCAAGAAGCAGTAAAGCTTACTTATAAAAAATAAGTTGGTTTTGGCATGTGGTATGCAAGGCAAaagcagttcacagaatcacatcatagaatcacagaatggcccaggttggaaggggcctcaaggaccacgaagctccaacctccacattgataccagcccaggctgcccagggccccatccaacctggccttgaacacctccagggatggacggggcattcacagcctctctgggcagctgttccagcacctcaccactctcacagtgaagaacttccccctgacatccaacctcaatcttccctccttcaactccaaaccatctccccttgtcctgctgttatctgcccttgtaaagagttgtctcccctcctgtctgtaggctccctttaggtcctggcaggctgcattgaggtcaccccgcagccttctcttctccatgctgaacaagcccagctccctcagcctgtctttgtagggaggtgctgcagcctctgagcatctttgtggcctcctctggaccctctccagcagctccctgcctttTCTGTATCgggggctccagacctggacacagcactgcagatggggcctcaagagggcagaacagagagggacaatcacctcctgtccctgctggccacccctctgctgatggagcccaggatcccatctgCTTTCCGAGCTACAAGAGCACACTGCCGGCTCATggtcagtttttcatccaccaggactcccaggtccttctctgcagggctgctctcaagtcTGTATATATGCCAGTTCTACATTCTCAGCTGGACTAGAACAAGAACAATCAAAACAGCTGTCATACCTGGGAGCACAAGGATGTTTGTATTGAGCTCTTTTATTGATGTGATCCACATAATACACTCCAAACTCTGCAGACTCCACCCTCTCCCAGCCTGGTGGGAGCCCCTCCCGCTCCAGGGGGTGGCTCCAGTGCGTGGTGTTGGTGTTGTGGTCGATGTAGTACTTCCTTCCTCTGATAGTCCAGTCCACGGACCAGCCGGGGGGAAGAGGTAAGTCTTCAGAGCTGTGATTTGTTAGATTTCCTAGAGATGTAGCAGCAACTCTCCCGATgcctgaaacagaaaatcaagGTGTTTAGTTCAGTGGGTAACACCTCAAGCCAACATGATGCACTAAGTTAGCTTTCATACACAAGGCACTATGAACAATACAGCCAGGTTTCCAGCACACAGCCGTATACATCAGTATAAGAAATCATGATCAGGTTATAATCACAGACTTCAGCTGCCTGGGATAGAAATCACACAGTATTAAAAGTTTTCCAGTTTAACCACTGAAGAACAGCAACACAGGGAGGACAACCAGGAGGGAAGAGCCAGGTTGGCACAGTGCAGCCATCAGCATACAGCCCAGTTTTCTCTGCCCTTTCCTCCTATGGCCTGTGGACACTCAGGGCTGTTACATCAGCCAccttccaaagaaaaaatagagaaaataaacagccaAGTGATGCAATCAAGACTTCCACGGGTGTCTTTCACCTTCTGGGTGCCTACTGAATGTGCTCCTGCTGGACGTGCTGGCCCAAATTCAACTCTACTTAAGGCATTTCCTTCAGTTATCTGCAATTCTACAGTTGTTCAGTCTCTGGATACAGTGGAATTCCAATTGCCATTTCACCAAGTGCATCTACCCAACCTCAGCACCCAGGGTTTGTGCATTACTATTTTCCCACAGCCACAAGTAGGGCTGTGGGAGCTCCTTTCCCCAGTCTCTTAAAGTCAGGAAGAGATATGACCATAAACGTTGTATCAGTCAATGAGCACATccctctgcttgtttttcagagctAACATCTGTGTGCACTTATTCCTGAGTGGAGGGAAAAGGCACAGCCTGTTAGGTACAGACATTAACTCAGACAACAGCAAAGCTCTTATATTTCTCAGGGAGTTCCAGTCTCTTGTTGGTGGACCACAGGAATGGCCCTTTCTATCAGTGCACACACtgcccacagtgcagcagaCAGAGGAAGCCACCTGTGTAAGTACTGGTTACCTGCAGAATGGCAGATTAAGAACTGGCTGGGCTGTGATTCCAGTGACAGATCCAAGTCCCCACCAATGCAGTGGGCAGGTTTCAAAGCAACACAACGAAGAGAAGCAGTAAATGCAGGAAGTTCCTCCTGAGTTCTGCCCTGCAGAAGACATCAGCTCACCTTCAAACCCATTTCTGGCCTTGGTGTGCTCTGGATTACACAGCCTCCATGTTCCTCCCCTTGTTGGAGTGCTCACCCACTTGGTAGCTTTATGAAGACAAGCTAATAGCTGTGTTCACGTGGCAGCTCCATCCCTCATTAGGATTAAGCAACTCAGCCCTTTACTTCCAATGAGAAGGAACATGAGGGCTGCTGCCTGACCTTTAGCCATGCTGGGGCCATGGAAAGCATTTTAGGCCCTGGCCATGGTTACAccactggttttgtttgcattccAATGACAAAATACCAACACTGAAGTTTCTTGAAAACACTGCACTTTGggtaaaaagaacaaacaaacaacaaatattaAACCACCACCAACCTGAATACCCAGACCTGACAAAGGGAAAGAGTTTTCATAGAGGTATAAACGTATTTTGCTGCTCACCCTGTCAGTGTTTtgccttgctgtgctttttaaagAGTTCCTCCCACTCGAATTCCTTCATGATTGCAGCAGCAAATACAAACGGATTTGTATCATGGGGTAAAGGTGAAagttttttaatgctttaaggCTGGTACTAATGaagctgcccacagcaggatGACAAACAGGCAGTGAACCAccctctgccccacaagttCTGCTGCCACAAGGCCTGTGTCTGCTCAAACAAGAGCCAGAGAAGGCAGGAAGATGGGCTCAGGGAAATAGGAAGCCAGCACCTGATCACACAGAGAACTACTATGAGAAGCAGGCCAAAAAGCAAACCATATGTTGCTggaaaggcagctctgcttctgtAGCAGCATCACCTCTGGCTGTATGGCTTCTCCCCAGAGTACACTGGGATTTCAAGCTCAGAACTGCCATTCACATGTAAGAAGTGCTCCGCTTACCACTCAAACAGGTACACAGAAACTCAGGTCTTGCTTACAAGTTAGTTCCAATCTATAATGTAGACAGAACTTCAACCACAGACCTCCCCAAACCTTTCACCTAGAAGAAAGGACAGAGATGGCGAGGGAAGATGGGTAAAGACTCTTAGAATACAGTTTGAAACCAACacttagagaaataaaattaaatatattgatatatatcAAGAAATGCCATAGAGGTAACCAAACAGCcctgggaagcagctgagggCACTTCTGAGGAACAACACTCACACTAGTTAGTGATTAAAACAAATCTGATGGAGAAACAAATCAGAGAGAACATGACTTGAAGGAGGAACACCAATGCAATGCCACATTGTCACCTCTTGGAAAAAATCAAGATATTTGCTTGAATACTTTGCTGAACAATCTGAGTGTGAAGATGTCAATGAGGAGACATTGCGATGTACTTTGTGAAGAGCTCCATTCAGATGAAACGCTTACAAACAGGGATGGAAACACGTAGGGAAGGTGATCCAGACGAGGCAAGGGATCCAGAAGGCCTGACTCTGTGCTGGAGATAAGGAGGGAGGAACTGGCCATTAGAGGGACTGGTGTTGCTCAAGAGAAACAAGGCTGCAGAACAACGGGTGGCTGAAATCAGACTGAGCTTAACAGCGAGGGGAAAGAAATAAGGAGATATGAGGCTTTCTTATTCTTGACTACACCATATTCTACTGATACAAAGTGCCACGGACTCAGAGGACATGAGGACATACAGAGGACAGAGGGTAACATTCTTACTGCAGTGAAACTACAGGTGGAGCTTAAGAGTCCACATCCTGTGttgagatgaaaggaaaaaagagaagaaaacaaaggataaCGTGTTGGCAGACAAGAGGTTCACCTCTGGATTATTTCCTGCATATAAGCAAGACTGAATGCCCATCCATTATGAAATATGTCAAATCTGCCCAAGCTATTGACTGCAAACATACACAGGTGACAAAGACCAAGCACACATCAGCAGCTCCTTGTTTTCCAAAGGCTAAGAATGCCTGGAGACAAACAGATCCGTGCTTAATGatgagcagccagcagagatGGAGGGGTTTTCACACAGTCTAAATAGAACTGATGTAATtaggcagcactgagcaaagTTAAGGATGAAGCAGCAAGTCTTAAACATCAGCATCTCAATCtgcactgcctggcagcagcgatgccagcactgctctcctGCCATGCTTCAATGGAACATCTCtgtattaaaaaccaaacaccacCAGCAAAGCATTGTCAGCTTTTTAGCTCCACCCACAAGTTCAGTGCTGACAATTTTACCAGCAGATTGCAAATAACAATGAACTAACAGCATATTTCACTGCATTATTTAAAGGTCTGGAGTGCTGCTCTCAAACTCCTCCCTGAGCATCATTTCAGCAGTAGAAACACCACTCAAACACCGCCTGCAAGGTCACAGTTCTATGGGTAACACTGACAtctcacatttcttctttcagtacATTGACAGCAGCATGACATACAAAAGACTCTTCTGTGTCATCACAGATAACCaaatacttcaaaaacaaatactgaagggatttcttttctgattctcttGTTCcataagaaaaatgcagcaggtCCCTGAAAGTGTGTGATCATGACTCTTCCTCAATGACATggaatgacctgggttggaagggaccacaaggatcatgaagctccaaccccccaccacaggcagagtcaccaacctccacattgataccagcccaggctgcccagggccccatccaacctggccttgaacagctccagggatggacggggcatccacagcctctctgggcagctgttccagcacctcaccgctctcacagtaaagaacttccccctgacatccaatctaaatcttccctccttcaactccaaaccatttccccttgtcctgctgttatctgcccttgtaaagagttgtctcccctcctgtctgtaggctccctttaggtcctggcaggctgcactgaggtcaccccgcagccttctcttctccatgctgaacaaacccagctcctgTAGCCTGTCTTCACAATATTACAATATTATAAGCCAAAAAGAATTCAGACACTAGGAAGTGAATTTTAGCACTAACTACACATCAATTTGCTGATTACACAAAACAGTCATTACTCATTGTTTCacaataaataattcattataaaattaacaaaaatcaaATGACACAATGATAttctgggcttgtttagcttggagaagagaagactgaaaggAGACCTCATAGTGGGCatccaatacttgaagggagtgtataaacaggagggggaacaactgtgagggtgggcagtgacaggacaagggggaatggtttgaaactgagacaggggaggttcaggttggatcttaggaggaagtttttcccccagagggtggtgacgcactggaacaggttgcccaaggaggctgtggatgccccatccctgcaggcattcaaggccaggctggatgtggctctgggcagcctgggctgctggttggtgacgctgcacacagcaggggttggagctggatgagcactgtgggcctttgcaacccaggccattctgggATCCTATGTACCTAAAGCTGTTCAGTGATATGTGAAGGGCACAATGAACCCATCCTCACCTGACATGCGCCTCCCATGGTTGTGAGCCATCCTCTGGAAAAGCTCCCCACCGTGCTCATAATACCTGCAGTCCTCATGCAAGCGATCATTCAATTGCCGTCTCCTCTGGGCATCATAGAAGTGATCATAATAGTAACAACGTGTGCCGGCATCTCCATTTTCCATAACCGAGTTGGTTTCTGTCAGAAAGGACTGTGAGGAAGAGCCGTATTCTCTAGCGACGTCAGCTAAACTTCGAGCAAAGTAGGAAGGTGCAGACAGTCTGTTGCTTTCACGCCTCATTATTTCATGGGGCGCCCTCTGCACCGGCGTCCGAAGGAAACTCTGGTTTCTGGAAacagctccatctccagcagAGCCATAAGCAGAAGGACTCGGGTCGGGAGGGCAGATGTCAGTTCGTCTTGGAATGGTCGGACCGTGACGGATAAAGGAAGGCATCAGATCTGgtacagcagagaaaggaaatgagagctTTGTACGCACTTATGGTATTTGGCGAGCCAAAGTGTCTGACTTACAGCATGGAAGTAACTCCATTCTGATGCCAGAGCCCCCTTAAAGCACCTCTCAGTGTAGCAGCGTAACAGTAGGGCTGCAGCAACAAAAGCCATCACACCCTCCATGTGCAACAGAAGCTATTGCCAAAGAAGCGCAGTTTAACAGCCAAAGAAGCCAACACAAACAGCTCCCACCCCTTATCAGTCAGGCTCTAAACCTCTCCGTTACACCAAGATCCAGCCCAAGCCCCGTGAATCCCGCCCTATCAACACCTCACCAGCTCAATCACACAATCAAAGCGCGGCCCGGCTTGGGAGGGAGCTCAAGGCTCACGGAGCCCCAACCCCCCCCGTTTATTACAGAGCCCCCCCAGGCCGCAGCGCGGTGTCTCCCCCcgcccagccccagccctgagctcggtgcgggccgggccgggcgaGGGCGCAGCTGAGCGCCGGGCTGAGGGGGAACAACGCGGCCGTGTGGAGCccacggcacggcacggcacggcacggcacggcacggcacggcacggcactCACTGCGGAGCAGCGGGCTGGTCTCCTTCTTCACGTACTTCCCCTGCACCTCGCCGGGCTTCGACAGCTCCGCCCGCGTTTTCTTCCTCGACAAcatcccacctcctcctcccggCCCGCTCCCAACGCCCGCATACCCGGCTCCGCTCGGGCAGGGCCGGGCCGCCCTCGGGCTCACAGCGGGGCCGTGTGtggggcgggcggcggggccgtTAGGCGCGGGGCGTTGTGGGGCGGCGGCCCCGCCTGGGGAGGAGACGAGACGGGAGGAACGACGGGGACAGAGCGTCGCGGTGGCGCGGTCACAGCGCCCTCTAGCGGAAGGAGTGTGGCGGTACAGCACTCTGCTTGGTTCGAGATTCATCACCCAGCCCTGCCATAAAGGATGGGAAACAACCAGCCACAAGCAGGGATCTGacagtgatttatttcatttctttacattCATGATAAATAACACACAGCTTGgtccctccttccccttcacGTGGTGGTGTAAGGTCAGCACATGACGACGCGCAGCAAAAACAAGCGTACCCAAAGACCAACTGTTTCCATTTATGCATTAGACAGGTCAGCAGTGCCAGCATCACACACAGCAGGAAGGCATGGAACACCTGAGGGCTGGTGATGCTGTTTGTGTTGTAATGGACAGAGCTGGGCTGTCCCCAGCTCCACCTCGCCTATTCATTGGCTAAAAGTATGTTACAACCCTTCCTTTTCCAGCCAGAACTGAACTAATTCAATTTGCTTTGTACCCAAAGTAGCAATGGGAATATAGGTAGCAAAGCATGCTTTTATACCATCCTAAATTGACATGTAGTACTTCAATGGTGTGAATTCAGCTCACGTCCATTTAACACGAGTGCGATTCCTCTgccccctcctgctccccagaCTCCAGCCCTGGATACCCACATGCCTTTATTCTCACAGTGATTCATAAAATGAGAGTTGAAAGCATTGAAAACACCTTCTGGCCGTGCAGTTACTGATAGCCAAACAGGCGAGCCCTGCTGTACCAAGGAGGCCCAGAAATTCAGTGACTTACCACATCGCTAAATACTTTGGTATCTGAAAAATGCCTGTAGTGCATAGGAGACACATTCATGCACAAAAGACCACAAAATGCTTTGCACGTTTGCATGTTTCTATGCTTATTTTCAGTAGCCTTGACACTGTGGGATGAGCTGCTTATCCCTTGAGCTGACACAACAAGCAACACAACACTGGTTGGAGCACCGTGACCATTCCCCCCACCTGGGAAGGGTTTGTCCTGAATTGTCCTGCAGCAACAAAAGCGGTACAGCATAGAAATGACAAAAGGCACTTCTGAGAACTCATTCGCACAAGCATTCCAATgagatttgggttttttgtcTACTGTGTTTCTCCTCCATCATTCTCCAGTCCTTTCCTGTGGTTAGGATGGTGTTTGGAAGAAAGAAACGTGGATGAGACAGGATAGGGAGAGAAGAGGAACAGATAGAAtcccttttctctgcttctccccTGTATTCCAGTGCTAACATCAAGCTTGGCTCCCTTGtttttgtagaatcacagaaccattcaggttggaaaagccctccaGGACCCCCAAGCCCAacccagcccaccccactgtgcccactgcccacgtccctcagtgccacatccccacagcaatggagcacccccagggatggtgagcCCAGCACTCCCTGGGCAATATATGGAGTGGTGTTAATATGTAGTAGCTAATAATGCATTTCCAAACACAGTTCTGATCATCTGAACCATAACTGTGGTGTTtccaggaaatattttcaaactttgCTCATTTCCTTCGTGTAAGCATGGTTCAAGGTGTGCTCAGTTACCACACTGCTAACACACAGCCCTGGTACCCACACACAGAGGTGTAAcatgaagcactggcacaggctgcccagagaggtggtgctgccccatccctgcagacaaCCAGGGTCaggggatgggctgtgagcacggatggagctgtgggtgtccctgtgcattgcagggagtgggaccagagGGCCttgaagggtcccttccaacccaaatgtTCTATGATTACAACTGTTACCACTTCCAGATTAATAATACAAAGAAGATGGATCTCTTGACTTCAAATTAGAAAACCAAGCTCCAACTCACATCAGTGAGATCtgtcaaaatgtttttgcagcCTGTGAAAATCAGGATATGTAAATCTCTGAGATTACGCAGCCAAATAGCCTGTGTGGGCATTtacaacagcagagcagtgaaatcatttaaaaggaatttttttgttCCTCCAAGACATTCTGCCACTACGGTATGTCTGTTTCCATAAGGCaatggaggaggagaagaggaggtcATACCCAGCAAGTGCAGCTCAGTCCTGCAGCCCTCTGAGTGGCAGGTAACCCTGTAGACAAAGGTAACATCCCTTACAGCCACACTGCTGAGTGAAAGTCACCTTCCATAGGTTACCCTAGAGctcccctcttcccttcctgcatCCACGATCCATGCATATTTAAAGAGGTCCAGTTTCAAGTACTGCCAGTATGGCCCCTTTCAGTGGTATTGTATACATTAAGTACACCTTACTGGTCTGATGGAGGCCAGCATTTGTAGGGGGAGCTAGCATCACATCTAGACTGTAGTAATAATTGGTTATAACAAGCTCCAAAGCATCTGAGTCCTCATTCAGCGACTTCTGTTGGGCCCTGAAAGCGTTCCCAAAAAGCCTGTGTTCCCCATGAACTCATCAGATAGGAGATGTAATTACCACCTGTCATTACAAAGCTGCGTGCCCTTCAGCCTTCCTGACTACAGCACCACTGCAGGCTGCTCGGGGAGTATGAAGGCAATATGCAACCAAAGGTGATTCTGTCTGTCCTGTTCTCCCTAATGCACGCTAACCTCCATCTACTGATATTAACGCCCACATTTATTAAACTGAAGGAAACTAACACTTAATTCCCTGAGTTCTTTGTATTCAACATGTAGTGTTTCCTCACAATTAACTACAAACTTAGTTTCTGTACTCAGACCCACCACAAAGGACACGTCCTTCCAAATCACCACGTAAACGGAGCACTGCGTTAGTGACAAAGGGCTGGGAGGTCTGATTatagagtcatggaatggcctgggttgcaaaggcccacagtgctc is part of the Coturnix japonica isolate 7356 chromosome 5, Coturnix japonica 2.1, whole genome shotgun sequence genome and harbors:
- the SAV1 gene encoding protein salvador homolog 1 isoform X1, which codes for MLSRKKTRAELSKPGEVQGKYVKKETSPLLRNLMPSFIRHGPTIPRRTDICPPDPSPSAYGSAGDGAVSRNQSFLRTPVQRAPHEIMRRESNRLSAPSYFARSLADVAREYGSSSQSFLTETNSVMENGDAGTRCYYYDHFYDAQRRRQLNDRLHEDCRYYEHGGELFQRMAHNHGRRMSGIGRVAATSLGNLTNHSSEDLPLPPGWSVDWTIRGRKYYIDHNTNTTHWSHPLEREGLPPGWERVESAEFGVYYVDHINKRAQYKHPCAPSVPRYDQPPPVTYQPQQAERSQPLLVPANPYHTAEIPDWLQVYARAPVKFQILEELTQKQTSDSPRLPPAQLSSMLTPGTCLIALLDPAYTSWDGFFPPFKSVLTSCAFFLTPSRCKAKVQASVRACNAQPAAERHRRSCETELRTSPCRL
- the SAV1 gene encoding protein salvador homolog 1 isoform X2, whose product is MLSRKKTRAELSKPGEVQGKYVKKETSPLLRNLMPSFIRHGPTIPRRTDICPPDPSPSAYGSAGDGAVSRNQSFLRTPVQRAPHEIMRRESNRLSAPSYFARSLADVAREYGSSSQSFLTETNSVMENGDAGTRCYYYDHFYDAQRRRQLNDRLHEDCRYYEHGGELFQRMAHNHGRRMSGIGRVAATSLGNLTNHSSEDLPLPPGWSVDWTIRGRKYYIDHNTNTTHWSHPLEREGLPPGWERVESAEFGVYYVDHINKRAQYKHPCAPSVPRYDQPPPVTYQPQQAERSQPLLVPANPYHTAEIPDWLQVYARAPVKYDHILKWELFQLADLDTYQGMLKLLFMKELERIVKLYEAYRQALLTELEHRKQRQQWYAQQHSKNF